The proteins below come from a single Dinghuibacter silviterrae genomic window:
- a CDS encoding RagB/SusD family nutrient uptake outer membrane protein: MKNGFLTIAVMSALGVGTLVSCNKDLNRQPYNTTTASEVFSTPAGAKEALAKVYGAYALTGSSGSASSDLGGIDAGTSDFVRLLWDADELSTDEAVCAWNDPGVPDFHNMSWNSSNVILLGLYARSIYQITVANAFIQQASAVKGKFTGSDATDLANYVAEARFLRAFQYSELMDLFANPPFVTDQDPIGSYIPKQISRSDLFAYVESELKNLDSTNAMVAAGHNEYGRADQGCVWALLARVYLNAAVYTGTARYTDAITYSSKVINSGVYKLMTKYANLFESDNNLNNTEQLLSISYDGINTQNYGGTTFIINAAIGGSMVPANYGVPGGGWGGNRVTSNIPNLFPDLTGTADKRSMFYTSGQTEAIAAIGTFTNGLAVTKFTNLTSTGATPAGASVYASTSFPLFRLAEQYLIYAEAVLRGGTGGTAAQALADVNTVRERAYGGVSGDLTSLTLQNILDERGRELYWECFRRTDLIRYGLFTTGSYLWPWKGGVSSGTGVDAHYNIFPIPATDLNANGNLTQNPGY; encoded by the coding sequence ATGAAAAACGGTTTTTTAACAATAGCAGTGATGTCGGCCCTGGGGGTAGGGACCTTGGTATCCTGTAACAAGGACCTGAACCGACAGCCGTATAACACCACAACGGCCTCCGAGGTGTTCAGTACGCCGGCGGGGGCCAAAGAGGCGCTGGCCAAAGTGTACGGCGCCTATGCCCTGACAGGCAGCAGCGGTTCCGCCAGCTCTGACCTGGGCGGGATTGACGCAGGTACGTCCGACTTTGTCCGTTTGCTATGGGACGCCGATGAGCTGTCCACAGACGAAGCGGTCTGTGCCTGGAATGACCCGGGAGTACCCGACTTCCACAATATGTCCTGGAATTCAAGCAATGTCATCCTGCTGGGACTTTATGCCCGTAGTATTTACCAGATCACGGTGGCCAACGCTTTCATCCAGCAGGCCTCAGCCGTCAAGGGCAAGTTTACCGGCAGCGACGCAACCGACCTCGCCAATTACGTCGCGGAGGCCCGTTTCCTGCGGGCGTTCCAATATTCGGAACTGATGGACCTTTTCGCCAACCCGCCCTTTGTAACGGACCAGGATCCGATCGGGTCTTATATACCCAAACAGATCAGCCGCTCCGATCTCTTTGCGTACGTGGAGTCCGAGCTCAAAAACCTGGACAGCACCAACGCCATGGTGGCCGCCGGTCATAATGAATACGGGCGTGCCGACCAGGGCTGCGTGTGGGCGCTCCTTGCGCGCGTATACCTGAACGCAGCCGTCTACACCGGCACCGCGCGGTATACGGACGCCATCACTTATTCCTCCAAGGTCATCAATTCAGGCGTGTATAAGTTGATGACGAAATATGCCAACCTCTTCGAGTCGGATAACAACCTTAACAATACGGAGCAGTTGCTCTCCATCTCCTACGATGGGATCAATACCCAGAACTATGGGGGGACGACCTTTATCATCAATGCGGCGATCGGAGGCTCTATGGTGCCCGCCAACTACGGGGTACCCGGCGGCGGATGGGGCGGTAACCGTGTAACGTCCAATATCCCGAACCTTTTCCCCGACCTGACCGGGACCGCGGATAAGCGTTCGATGTTTTATACCAGCGGACAGACGGAGGCCATCGCCGCCATCGGGACATTTACAAATGGTTTGGCGGTCACAAAATTCACCAACCTTACGTCCACCGGTGCCACGCCGGCCGGAGCCAGCGTTTATGCCTCCACCAGCTTCCCGCTTTTCCGCCTGGCAGAGCAATACCTGATCTATGCAGAGGCCGTGCTCCGCGGGGGCACAGGCGGCACCGCCGCCCAGGCCCTGGCAGACGTCAATACGGTCCGCGAAAGGGCCTATGGAGGTGTCTCGGGTGACCTGACCTCGCTGACCCTCCAGAATATCCTGGACGAAAGAGGCCGGGAATTGTATTGGGAATGTTTCCGCCGTACCGACCTGATCCGGTACGGGTTGTTTACTACCGGCAGTTACCTGTGGCCCTGGAAAGGAGGCGTCTCCTCCGGAACGGGTGTGGATGCGCACTACAACATCTTCCCCATCCCCGCCACGGACCTTAATGCCAACGGCAACCTCACCCAAAACCCCGGGTATTAA